atatacATATTCAAACATAAGTGAGATTAATCGGACCAATAACAAGTTCAGAATCATAATAGTCATGTACActgaattaatatattttttcacattttaaacCTGAACATAGTACTCTATAAACATAATATATACATATTGTTACATTATAGTGACGTTACCACttaataattttgtttcaaaCTCTTCTATCGCACGTATATATAGTATTTTCTTACTTATCGTTATATCTTGGTCAGAGCACTTAGacaaccaaaataaataaataaaaattatcaaaaagttactactataaattaaacataatcaaattaaatatactgTGAGAGGATAAAGggtcacattttattatataaattgtatTAGAAATGGAGGAATGGCGAATTTTGTGAGATAATAATTGAAAACAATtgggataaaaataaaaaaaattaatgtgaaAAATATAACAAAGAAATAAATATGTTATTAAATTCCAATTATTATTAATTGATACCAATTTCATTAATTGTAGTGGAGTagataaattatgaaaaaaagtagtacagtaataatttttatcattgtacatatttttatttttatttttatttttatttttatttttatttttatttttatttttatttttattttagggaTTTGGGACGTTGGCAGTCACACTAGTACTCCATTAATTATTGAAAATGAGCctcgaatttcaaaattttaaaatcctGCAATAAAAAGACAACAGTGGGCCCAAAAGGCCCACTTTCTGTTAAAGTTCGTGTGTCAATTAAATAGTTTTCGTCTCTTGCAATCTATCTGGACAATCTCGCCAATGACATGAAGCCACATGTCAAGGTGCATCGTTTTGCATCCGCACCATATTATACCTCCTTTAGCGCCAAAATTCAGGTCTCGATGTCATTCTAATTCCTTTTCCTTTGCCCTTTGACTAAGCTTTAAACAAACGCCTCTCCGGTTCTATTCTCTCCTTTCCCTCCAATTTCAGTCGAGTAGATGtctatttcattattttaattttttatcaaaGTAAAATTTTGTTCTCCAATCTATGTTTCAAAACCGTAATGAACTTATTCATCAAAGTGATTAATGCTATGATGAATTAAATCAATTGTGCATCAGAGTTGTAAATGCTACTATTGAATTAAATCAATTACAACTTAAGCAACAAAATCATAATCATCAAATGTAGATTTATTCTCAATTACTTCGTAATGAAATTTTTAGTGAAATATACAAGATATGAAAGCCGAAAAAATCATATCGGAACATCactaatgataaaattaagcAATGTTCTCAATTCATAAGGGAAAACGACATCGGTTAAGAAAATACTACGAATATGTTATACGTATGcaacatgatttttttttattatggagtaactaaaaatatatttaaattcgTGATTTTAGTTCATTTTAAAATTGTGGAATGAATATTGATGATTGgctctttattttttaaagtttaactttgaaaccGCCAAGGAATTGGATGGAAAGTCACAGGAGAAAAGGGGTTTGAATCTCAGCCGTCAATCCAAACCCTACCTTCATCTTTACCGTATATTctcaaaaattgaaatttcaaagatTTGAATAAAATCGAAACCCACAACTCAGCGAAACTCATACACTCctctactttctctctctaaaaaattCCCAAACCTCGTTCTCCCTCAAAGATTTAAACCTATTTATTAGCTTCCTTTTGCGGAAAAACAAGAAGATTCAATTTTCGTAGAAACGCGCACAAGATTCCAACCTGCAATCGTCTCTGAGAGCTAAATCTCACGATACGGGGAGGTGATTAGtgtttttagagagagaaagatttgAATTTGTGTATTGTTTTTGTTGCTGAAGACGAGCGTTAAATCTGTACAATAATGCTTGATGTTCAAAGACTGTAAGTGATTTTTCCTGAATCAAGGATGGAGCAGAGAGAAGGAGCGGGAGAAGCAGCGCCGATGATGAGGCAGCTTGATTTCGCGGCTAATTTCACGGCTGCCGCGGCGAATGCTAATGTCAAGGGGAATTCGCAGCCAAAGTGGCTGGAGGAGGCGAATTCGCAGCACGCCAGTGCAGTTTTAGGGCCTCAGTCGGCGCCGCGCCAGTTGGCGCGAACGAAATTTCCGCCGCGAAAGATGGTGATGCCTCCAAAGTCGCCGCATCGAGAATTGCCTCAAATGGCGGAGCAACCACAATCGCCTCCAGTAGCGCCGGTGCATGCGCCTAAGCTTGCATTGCAGCCATTGCTGTAAGGCCTcgatttttatatttgttgattttgGATCAGCGTTTTTATTAGTGCTTGTCAACTGAATTAGCCTTTTCTAGCATCCTATTTACAATGCGATAACCGCTGCTTGAAATTTAGCAATTCGCTTCCTTGTTATCACATAGATATTAGTACTTTGAATAAATCTTGTTATCCATTTTAGGAAAATGGAGTCCCCAAAATCACGAGAACACAATCCTGAACAGAATGGTGGCACTCCGAAGAAGCAGAAGCAATGCAGGTGTAAGAATTCAAGATGCTTGAAGTTGTAAGTATATGTATCAAAGTATCAAACGATATAGCGTCTTTGAATTTAGCTTGGCTGTGAATGTATAAAAAATTGTTAGTATGTAGTTGGACCAGTTTTGATCTTTGGGATTGCTTGTAATGAAAAATAGGTATTGTGAATGCTTTGCTAATGGAGTATACTGTGATGGATGTAACTGCGTCAATTGTTACAATACAAAAGAGAAAGAGGCTGATCGGAAGGAAGCAATTGGTGCAGTTTTGGAGAGAAAACCCGATGCCTTTTATGGGGTATGCAAATGATTCTATGATTTTGTGTTGACtccttttaaattaaattatagttCACAATTTGTCATTAACCTTCTGCTTAAAGGGATTTATTATCTTGATGAATGTATTGCTCTTATTTTGCCTATTCTTTCTTCTGTTTATCTCTGTATACAATCTCCCCTATCATTAAAAAATGCGGAAAATGTCCATTGTCATTCATGTTTATATCTTCAGTTGACTTGAAATTTGTATTATTTGTAGAGGAATGATTTCATATGATTGATTGAATTTTAGGCAGAGCAGAGTAGGGGATGCAATTGTAAAAGAACTGGTTGTCTCAAGAAGTATTGCGAGTGCTTCCAGGCAAATATTCCTTGTTCCGACAAATGTAAATGCGTAGACTGCAAAAACTTTGAAGGATGTGAAGAGAGGAAAGCTCGTCTATATCACCATTCAGCAGATTCAGTGGCATTTATCCAGCAAGCCAACGCAGCTATAAATGGAGCTATTGGACCTCCAAGCAAGAAGAAAGTTGCATTTGATGAGACATCTAGGGGAAAAATTACTAAATGGCTTCCAGAATCTCACCAGGTTCTTGTTGAATACTATTTGCATTTTCTGCTTTTCTATTTTCTCACCCCCTCTACTTCCTTTAGCTCTCTGCTTCTGCTGTTTCCTCTCTCAAATTTGTTGCACGTAGCTTTTATGAAGACTCCTGTTCACAGTATACCTTATGAATTCCTACTTTTCTGAAGTGACGAGCTTTAGAACTTTTGGCCTTTTAGTTCATGTACTAGCAATTACAACTTTCCTAAAGCCATGAGTCTAGCAGATGTTAATCATGGAGGTATATAGAAATTGGAGGTTCTCAAACATGTCTCATCATTTTGATGTATACTGAACGAAAAATTTAAGGTCATCTCATCaatttcattttcctatataaaCTGATTGGTTGATATCTGATGAAATCTTCCTTGTAGTCAGGAACCTTGCTTCTCACCTGGAACCTCATATTTGCCATCATTTGTTCAGCCGTCTAAACCAGACCCTACTAATTTAGGATTTTCTAAATCCTTGTACAGGTAAATCTAGATCCTTGTGGATGTGTATGAACTTGTGAGTAACCATGTGTCTTGGcctaaaaattttaattacttcCTATGGTTGAAGGTCTCCTCTAAGTGGCATCCTCCGATTACAACATGTCAATGACTTCTGCAAACATTTGGTTGAAGTTTCAACAGAAGCAGCCAAGACTCTTCCAGGTATGTTATACCGCTTCAGAGTTATAGAATGTACAGTTTCCAATCGCTGATCGTTTTGGATATGGAGACTAGAATATCTGCAACCTAATTTTTTATTCCAGAGGGCACTAAGAACCATTTTCTTGTGGTACTGTTTCCAATCTTTGATGGATTAGCTGACCACTAAGAACCATATTCTTGTGTTACTGTATATATATCAAACTTAAATTTGACTTTCCCTTTGTATTTACCTCCCCAGAAGAACGAAAAATGATCAATGGTGGCATTGATGTGAATAGGGCTGCAACTTTGTGTGGGCACTATGAAGACAGTAATGAtcatcaaaaccaacagaatGCTGTGGAGTTTCCAGAAAACACAGGAAATAGGGATAGAGCTTCGCTGCGTGAAAGTGATGGCTATGATATTCAAAATGGGAGACCGTTGTCTCCAGGAACACTTGCATTAATGTGTGACGAACGAGATGCAGCATTTATGGCGGATAATGCTCCATCTACAGTCGCAGAATCTGATACAAGGACCAACTCAGAATCAGCATCTGCACTTGGCCCCGACCAGTTATATGTTGAACAAGAAAGGCTTGTTCTAACCAAGCTTCGCTGTTTTCTCAATGGACTCATCACCTGTGGCTCCATAGAAGGTAATGAATTCAATCAAAAAGTATCTCAATGGACTCATCACTTGTGGCTTCAATTTTGTGTTGGTGCATTGCAGAAACGAGAAAAAAGCCGGAAGTCCCCTAGGCTTCTATGGAGCAAATGCGTTGCCGGTGATTGACTAGTACATAATCGAAAGGCAGATGAGCCCTTTTTTGCCGTAATGCTGCAAGAATCGTTCTGTAAATGCTAGGGGGTTCAACCAGATTAGGATTTCATATTTTTGTACCACTACTATTTATAAATGTTTATACAATCTTTTGTGATAATATagacctctctctctctctcctttatcaatttttacaaGACCATATTCTTATAGTATGATATAATCATATATACTAATCATTTGCGGTTTTATTCACTAAAAGGTGTAAGAACAATAAATTTGAGTTGGACAGTGCAAGAGAAGTAATGAGAAACTTCACCAACCAATCTCCACGTTTCGGATTCACATATTGTATCCACAAATCACCTTGTATTGTTCTATTTTACTGAAATTGTAATTATATACACTATCAATAATCTTagtattaaaagaaaaaattaattaaaatatggagtacggagtataaatttaaaaataaaattcaaggaaaaaattttaaaaattgaaaattgttttgtaaacaatctAAAATGATCAAACGTGGAcggatatttttttattcataagTATTGTACTCCATATTCTGTTTAGGTTCATAAATACCTTATTTACACAACATCCACAATCACTATTAAATAAACAGCATTTAAATGCTTATTTGTATTTCTTACTCAACATAATTTCAATCatttattgaaaatttaaaactcatgtcattccGATCAGGGACGGAGATAGCTTAGTCCAAGCCCCCGCttcagcgggggcttggccggtgcCGTCCTCCTAGATTCATTTAGTATTCTAAGCTTTTATTCACAGAGCTGGAGAAAGAAGCTCGAAAAAGAGAACGGAAAGGGTGAGGGACTGAGGGGTAAAGAGGGTGTAAGTGTAAGGATATGATAATGCATTGAGAAGAGAGATCATGATTATATCTATTTCTTATTTTGTGTGattaggaaaataaaaatatttaaaattcggTCTAGTTACTCCTCTAATTTACCTTAGTTTATTTAGGCAGCAATATATTTGGTTTTATTTAAGCACCAATTTGCATTTTGTTAAATAAAATTCATTGTATTACATGAATATGTTTTCAATCCAAAGCAGAATTTTTGTGGTTAAAAATTGAGTAATAAATTTAAACTTTTCCTACTTGAGTTAAGTCACTAATACGGCGTCATCAATGGGATAGCACCCGATGCTCTGATTTTGGGATAGTAGTATTAGTAGAGGATCTTACCTCATTATTAAATGATATTCCATTTCTTATTTTGTGAGTTTATTAGTTGaggaatatataaatattgattcATCTATCTTTAAAAATGATTAAGGAACTAAatactatttcaaaatttattatttttaatttgtatgataatatattgtataaataaaattttttattaatttttttgtccGAATTATTCGTCTCataatttacttttgatatgtCTCCCAATACATATTCATTTACCTTATACTAATTTGATCaatagaccccacattccacttatattttattaaaaaatcaatattCCATATAAATGAcgtacattccactaacttttttcactaCATTTTTAATATTCAAAACGAGCCAAAGTGGGACAAGTAATCGCGCATTGATGAAATaagatatttatattaaattaatattttagcaGCTCAATTTGCGGACTCTTAGATTGTCCATGTCACTATCTATGCGTATACTAATATTTTCTTCGGATTTTCAAATCGAAAATCCTGGATACATCGACCACTAGTACTACTAGAGAAGACTATTTGCTACCAGAGATTCTAGGGGCATCGTGCGTCTTACCGTATTTATTGTTAGATTTAAGCACCGGCTTATACCAATTTCTAGTTCCGTCCCTGATTCCGATACACTGAACAATCAATTTGAACAACAAAAAACGACTTTGATCATAAATCATACTCGTAGATCATAAAATTAGTGTTAAAACAAATTGTGAAGAAAGAAGGAACAAATATATATGGGGATGAAACGAAGCTAATAATCCACAAATTAAGTAATGTAGCTAGCTAGCAGACACGGGGAGGCTGCGTGTCGGAGAAGACGGGTTTGATGTTTTTGCATCTTGTGGTAGTGTTTGCGGGCTTTTTCCCAGTGTATTTCAGATGAATGAATCCGATCCTGATATTGTCGCACGGGATGAATGACATGACATCTATCTCGTTGTTGATGGTTATTGATAGGCCATCGATCTTGTGAATCTCGTCAAACATATCTCGCCCAAGATTTCCAACATAtctttcttgattttattttattactatttttatgCAATCTTTATCTTTATTGAGTCTAGTTAGTATTCTATAAATTAGAGGTCTATGTACTCTTTTATGCATTGAgaaatatgaaataaacttctattCTCATTCTTGTTCCTAAAACCCTAGAATTTCAACTAGGGAATTATCTCTTTCGCTCTATTCAATCTTCGCGTGCTCTACAAACTCTCGATAGGGAACTTAAACCCTATCAGTTGTCCATTGGCCGATCTTGTTAGGGAGTTTGTTTAGCTCCGAGTATGCTTTGACATTGCCTTGGATGTTCAGATTGATCGGGGGCCTTGTTCCGCCCTGACCATGAGGGCTTGGCTTAGCCTCCAATCTCCTTTTGGGATTAGGACTTGACTTGCCGTTGTTGATGCAAGTGTATCGTCTCATGCTTTCATCAATGCCTGCATTTGCATAGTTTAGAGATTATGATAgtcattaaaagttaaaactataCAATGCGACCAAAGTAGTTACCTTACTGATGTTGAACACTGGTGGCGAATCCGCCCAACATTGAGGTGTCTATTGGCCCCAATTCAGAGTCCCAATAACGCCCGGGGCAGGTCAAATTGAGGACACGACCCGTTGAAGTGTCGCACATGATTCCCTCCCATCTAGTGCAACAATCTTTGTCAGGAATCCAGGACTCAAGCAATCTCGAGGGATCGGCAGTGATTCTTCTCTTGAAATTGAGGAGCGCCTCTCTATCCGTAGGATGGCAAGCTCGGGATTCGAGGAAAATGGAGTGGAAGATGAGGAGGACAAGGAGGTATGTGGTTCGATGATTCGCCATTCAGAATTTGAAAAATTCCAGCTCTAGGTGATTTGATACACAACTTTATATCAATATAAGTTTGGCTTTTAGGTAtgaaatgcaattttatttccTCAACCCTTCCACCATGCATAAATATTGATCGATTAATAAGCTAATTATGGAATAACGCGTGGTAATTATTTCTTTGGATTGGGCAATCACAAATACATTCTAAACTTTTTTGATAGGTAAATGATTAATTGACATAATGTTTTTATGCCAAATGTTGATCGATTAATAGGCTAATTATGGAATAATGTGTGATAATTATTGCTTAATTGCTGGATTGGACAGTCACAAATACATTCTAATTAATTTTCTAATAGGAAAATGATTAATTGATATAATATTTCTATGCCATAATAATACCTCTGTATTTTTTTACCATACTTATAATTTATGTACTATATAGACTAACTAACCTAATGCTATTTTTGGATAAAATCAATTACGGTGAATCTGATTTTCATAATAAAGACTAATGATGTCCATATAAATAACCGTAAAATCAATTCAATGTATTATATCTTACATATCAACAACACGAAAAATAAAGACTCAGACATAAAGAtgagttttaatttttatttttgaaataattaaaaaatctgaTAAAAAAAGGTTTAATTCGATCAATGGGCTAAATAGCCGTTGACTGTTACTTTTAGATGAAGCTGTCCAAAATGGATTGATTTTGGCCCGAGTTCAAATATGCgggatgcaataattcaaaacgtaatGTCTACAACCAAAATTGTAAAAACGTCATATCATATGTTTAGCATTTACTCTTAATAATAATACACCCACGTTTTAACAAGGACGCaatatcatttttatatattataattgttttatgtaataaattatgtatttataaTACACTGGCCCACGCagtgttttcctttttttttcaaccgagttttaacttttaacaaattaaatagtagtataaattaaaaGGTTGATacgagtatcatttttatatattaattttttatgtaataaatagaaatattttgaatttgccTATCAGTGTATTCGAACCCAAGCTCtgcaatttttataaaaaaaagaattatattCCCACTAAACATTCAAAGcaaaacaatatttttttcaGATACGAAATTTTATATAGTACCCGAAGATGCGTTACAAAGTATGCCAATCGATGCACCCAGCCAAAccaaaaaagtgaaaaatgttattttcttttatacgAGTTTCCGTTTCTACAATGAAAATGTACCTGATTCTACTAACAAGAaatccataacaaataaataccaaaaagaaaagaaatgcaGGCATGACGACACATGAAGGTGAAGAATATATATATGCACCAGCAGTCAAAGAAGGCCATCTCTATCTCTCTTCACATGCTCCCAGCTCTACCTGGTGTTGTCTTCCCCGGTTTGAACTTAGAGATGTCGACAAGGTCCCCGAATAGCTTGTCCTCCGCCCTAGCCTGCCTTCCAGATGGAAGAATGTTTGATGCCGGATTTCTCAGCCCGCTGTCATCCCTTACTGACATTGCAGATATGGTTTGCTGAGCAAAGTACGCATTTTGCATTTGATTTTGACCTTGACCTTGGCCTTGGCCATAGCTGTATCCATATCCATAACCAGCAGGCATTTGGTTGTTGTACATCTGTTGAGGAAGATACATGTATCCCATCTGAGGATTAGCTTGCATTTGCTGCGGATACATAACCGCGTGCTGCTGTGGGTTCTGCATCGGGTAAGGATCTTGCATTTGGTTGCTCTGCATTGCTGTGAACTGGCCTCCATTATACACACCAAGCACTGCCTGATCATGAGCCATGGGTTGTGGACCTGTAACATAAGCGCCACTAGGCGATGGTTGGGCATGATTTACTAGTCCTTGAGTTGCTTGCATTTCTTGAGGTTGGTTTGCTGCAGGCAGACTGCTGTCAAGTTGTGCTTC
This portion of the Salvia splendens isolate huo1 chromosome 10, SspV2, whole genome shotgun sequence genome encodes:
- the LOC121753263 gene encoding protein tesmin/TSO1-like CXC 6 isoform X2 — protein: MEQREGAGEAAPMMRQLDFAANFTAAAANANVKGNSQPKWLEEANSQHASAVLGPQSAPRQLARTKFPPRKMVMPPKSPHRELPQMAEQPQSPPVAPVHAPKLALQPLLKMESPKSREHNPEQNGGTPKKQKQCRCKNSRCLKLYCECFANGVYCDGCNCVNCYNTKEKEADRKEAIGAVLERKPDAFYGAEQSRGCNCKRTGCLKKYCECFQANIPCSDKCKCVDCKNFEGCEERKARLYHHSADSVAFIQQANAAINGAIGPPSKKKVAFDETSRGKITKWLPESHQEPCFSPGTSYLPSFVQPSKPDPTNLGFSKSLYRSPLSGILRLQHVNDFCKHLVEVSTEAAKTLPERKMINGGIDVNRAATLCGHYEDSNDHQNQQNAVEFPENTGNRDRASLRESDGYDIQNGRPLSPGTLALMCDERDAAFMADNAPSTVAESDTRTNSESASALGPDQLYVEQERLVLTKLRCFLNGLITCGSIEETRKKPEVP
- the LOC121753263 gene encoding protein tesmin/TSO1-like CXC 6 isoform X3, with amino-acid sequence MEQREGAGEAAPMMRQLDFAANFTAAAANANVKGNSQPKWLEEANSQHASAVLGPQSAPRQLARTKFPPRKMVMPPKSPHRELPQMAEQPQSPPVAPVHAPKLALQPLLKMESPKSREHNPEQNGGTPKKQKQCRCKNSRCLKLYCECFANGVYCDGCNCVNCYNTKEKEADRKEAIGAVLERKPDAFYGAEQSRGCNCKRTGCLKKYCECFQANIPCSDKCKCVDCKNFEGCEERKARLYHHSADSVAFIQQANAAINGAIGPPSKKKVAFDETSRGKITKWLPESHQEPCFSPGTSYLPSFVQPSKPDPTNLGFSKSLYRSPLSGILRLQHVNDFCKHLVEVSTEAAKTLPGLQLCVGTMKTVMIIKTNRMLWSFQKTQEIGIELRCVKVMAMIFKMGDRCLQEHLH
- the LOC121753263 gene encoding protein tesmin/TSO1-like CXC 5 isoform X1, with translation MEQREGAGEAAPMMRQLDFAANFTAAAANANVKGNSQPKWLEEANSQHASAVLGPQSAPRQLARTKFPPRKMVMPPKSPHRELPQMAEQPQSPPVAPVHAPKLALQPLLKMESPKSREHNPEQNGGTPKKQKQCRCKNSRCLKLYCECFANGVYCDGCNCVNCYNTKEKEADRKEAIGAVLERKPDAFYGAEQSRGCNCKRTGCLKKYCECFQANIPCSDKCKCVDCKNFEGCEERKARLYHHSADSVAFIQQANAAINGAIGPPSKKKVAFDETSRGKITKWLPESHQEPCFSPGTSYLPSFVQPSKPDPTNLGFSKSLYRSPLSGILRLQHVNDFCKHLVEVSTEAAKTLPEERKMINGGIDVNRAATLCGHYEDSNDHQNQQNAVEFPENTGNRDRASLRESDGYDIQNGRPLSPGTLALMCDERDAAFMADNAPSTVAESDTRTNSESASALGPDQLYVEQERLVLTKLRCFLNGLITCGSIEETRKKPEVP